The segment AGATGTAGTTGTGCCAACAAAGATGGGTAAGCCGTAGTACCCACATCTATGTTGCAAGCTGCCAATGCCAGCCGAGACGTTCTCAAGCGTAGCACTGAACCCATATTAGGCCGGACATGGACCACTCTCAAACCCCTTCGTCTGCCGCAAAAGATTGCGAGGATGAGAACATGAGTGAGCTTGGTCGGGCGGGCTCCCATTGTATATCGACTTCCTGAGATCCTGTAAAGAGTCTTCGTCCTAGAGTTATCAACACTATCGATACAATTTCCGAAACACAGCCAAACCAGGGCCCCGAGAGACCCTAGGACGCCGTCTTGTCAAAACTGGGCATCTTCGACCAAACCGCAGATCCATctaacgtacatgataagctTGCGTGACAAACAAGCATGTGTGACAAAAATCCCTCAACTTACATCATCTCTATTTAATCAATAGATTCTCAACCACGAAATATGTCAGACCCTAATATTGAGGgtagaatccttcttgctcttcaggcccttcaaaatgacCCAAAATTAAAGCTCCGACGCGCTGCAGAGATCTATAAAGTTGGCCGTATGATCCTATGGCGCAGGCAGAAGGGCATTCAATCTCGAAGCGATTGGGTCCCTAAGTCACGCAAACTGTCTGACCTGGAGGAACAAATCATAGTTCAGTTCATTCTAGACttagattcgcgaggatttcccccGCGACTgcgtggtgttgaagaaatggctaaTCGATTGCTCGCCGACCGCAACGCGTCAcccgtcggcaagcgctgggcttcCAACTTCGCGAGGCGGCacaaagagctcaagacgcgATTCTTTCGTAAATATGATTACCGGAGAGCCGaatgcgaagatccgactGCTATTCGCAactggtttaggcttgtgGAGAACACAATCGCCAAGTACGGCATCCGATCAGATGAAATCTacaactttgatgagactggctttctTATGGGTATGATTGCAAGCGGAATGGTCGTTACGGGTACAGACAGGCGTGGAAGGCCgaaatcagtgcagcctggaaaccgaGAATGGATTACGGTTATTCAGGCGATCAATGCGGAAGGCCAGGCAATCCCGCCGTTCATCATAGGTgcgggccaatatcacctcgccaactggtaccgagaaagcaacctcccgggCAACTGGGCTATTGCGACGAGCgaaaatggctggacagataaTGAAACAGGCctcgagtggctaaagcactttgactGGTGTACAACTAAGGGATCAAAAAATcgctatcgtcttctgatcctcgacgggcacgaaagtcaccactcggtcgactttgagagatattgcaaggCAAATAAAATCATCACGCTTTGTATGCCACCTCATTCGTCTCACctgcttcagcctcttgacgtCGGGTGCTTTTACGTGCTTAAGCAGGCGtatggtcgagaaatcgAGCATCTGATCcgatgctctataacccacgtttccaagaccgagttctttccaGCCTTTTACGCCGCCTTTCAAGCAACTATGACAGAGAGAAATATCAAGGAAGGCTTTAGAGGAGCCGGACTTGCTCCTCTCGACCCAGAAAGTGTAATCTCGAAGCTCGATGTGCAGCTGCGGACTCCGACGCCTGCGGAGGAGGTAGTTAGCCTCTCGACCCCTTGGGtctcaaagaccccaaagactaTCCTTGAAGCCGACTCTCAGCTTGAATATCTTGAAAGGAGAATCAAAAGGCATAAAagtagctctccagagtcgaTTCTAGAAGCATTGAGGTCTTCTTCTAAGGGAACAAAGATAGTTATGCATAAGGTTGCCTTATTAGAGGCCAGggtccaagatcttgaacaggcaaatgagatactaagccggcggcggagggcaaaaagaacccggctacagaaaggaggagTGATGACAGTAGAGGACGGAAGGCAAGTAATTGATCAAACGGATGCTGATGCGCAGGCGGTGGCTGGAccatcgagaagtggtggtcaaggaGGGCCTGCGCGAATGAAGGAAAGGCGCTGTGGAGCGTGCGGCAAGACAggacataatgcaaggacctgtcagaTAGTTGTCGCTATGTCTCTGGAAGATTATAGCGATTAActttacttaattaatagTCTGTTGTGTTTTTATGGCTATTTCTATCTGAGATGTTGGGATGTTGTGTTgcactcgcttgtctgttgcactcgcttatcatgtacgttagTCAAGTTTAACCCAACACCAGAAGACAGTAGAAATGATGAAACCTGATAATTTGTGCTCTCCAATCGGAAAGCCTCTATCACAACCAAAGACAACGAGTCTCATCACTTTACGAACGAAAACGATGCGGTCTCCTGCGTAATAGAGTTCGCCTTGTTCTGCATGGAAAACCAGACCTTATTCTGACGCCTgcgcaagaccaagatctGCTGAAGGGGGGTGGCCCGGCCTAATTGCTTCTACACTGCAAGGGAGATCTTGTTAGTGAAGCTGGCTTCACCGCCTTTGCGAGGATGTACCTATGAGTCGACAGAAATCTAGCGAATCAGATGCCACAAATGTCATGCCCGTGTAAGAGTCATGCCAGTGTAGTCAAAACGTCATGCCCGTATAGCACTGctctatatatatttatatcttaagttaaagataattagacaataatataaaaaccaGTATAATATATCTGGCAACTATTGCAATTCCTCTAATAAGTTTTAAGGTACTATAGCCATATAGGCAGTCTAAATAAAATGCAAGTCTACCTAAGTATAATGTAGTTGCAAGAAAGCTAAAGGCTATTACGATATTAACTAAGTAAATAGTAATTTTactataacttataaaggTAGTATTGAGGATAGTAACTTGAGAAACTAAAATTTAATTGCTGATAGAAACCATAAAGGCTATAAAAGTATCAGTATGCTTACTTCAAGCTTTAACTACCTTTTTGCGCTTACTTTAGGGGAATTGCTCCTGATTCCGCTGTACAGGTGTCGACGTCCTATGGTCTTTGATATTCTGCTGGTAGCTAGTTTGGTGAGTCTGACTCTTGCTTGGTCATGGCTACCGGAGCATCATCATTGACAAGAATGGAGATATTAATTTTCGCAAAAAGGCATAGGCAATAACCAAGACCTTAACAAGATTTACAGTTATGACTTGAACTCCAAGAACATCGACACTATTCGCAAAGCCTGGAAAGGGAGTGGAGAGATCGCCTGGTAGAAAAAGCCCATTGACGATAATGGGCCGGAAGGTAAGTCTGACAAATTCTGGGAGGAAGGTATGGCAGATGGTAAGCAGGACGGTTTGACTTACAATTGCATCCACTTTACCCTGGGAAACTGTTCTTGAACTGAACGCAAGAAGCATGTCACCGTCAAAGCTATGAAATTCCAGCAACAAACTTGCTTTCCCTCTCACGGTCAGTTTCTAGGATACACAAGTGCAAAGAGCCACAAAGGATCTGGAAGTATTCTCCAACTGGAGAAGCTGCTATGGCGCTTTTAGTGATACCCATGAGAGTTGCAACGTCTGGGATGCCGATGTTCCTCAATGTTAGGATTTTGATGTGGATAACCTGTTGCAGTAAACAAAGTGTTACTTTAACTCGCAACCTAACACGAATCACACATTTCATCGCGGTTAGGATGAGGACTAAGCAATCGATTGTCTAGTTTTAGATTCATAGAAATCTGGTACAATTAGCATGGAGCTTTTGTGGTGAATATTATTCGTCCCTCAGCTGCAGCTCCATCTGTATCACTAATGATATCAGTAGCATCCGGACCTTCTGTTTCACGGATAATGCGAATCTGTTGCCGAGCGTTCTCTTGTAATTCCATCCCCAGCCGAGCCAAATCCCCACGAACCGTGTTAAAAGGTTCATCTCCTATAGACCATTGCTCAATAGCAACCTGGTGTTTTGCTCCTCCATGAATGAAACTTCCATTAGTTAAGTGCAGGGCAACGGGTATTTGTGTCTTTTCTCCATCCCTGTTGAGCTTTTCCAGGTGTCTCGAAGTTTGCGTTTGCGTTTCTTGAGAGGCCAGGTTTTGTGGAAAGAATGGCGTGTTAGGTAAGGCCATactgtttcttttcttgcGTTTTCTTTTGCCACAATTTGAACACGAACCACTAGTATGTGCCGTAACTCCATGAAAAGGGTTTAAATGCTCAGATGGTTCGGAATGAACATTATAGCTACAACTAGTAGCTGCACTATTCAATATTTTGTTATCGGCCTTAAAGCTTTTCGTTAAGCTGTGCAAACTCGTTTTGACTGTTGGTATTTGGTCTTTTTTTGTCTCATGGTCATCCGTAAACTCCGAGGTTGACGAAGTATGTCTTTGTTCGGTCATACTGTGAATCAATTGATTTAGATAATCGGAGGTCCATAAGCAGCTCTACTGCTATATTTATATGTCAGAAGCTTCTATCTCCATGGCTGTGCATAAATTCGGCGCTCGCCGTCGAAGGAGCCACGCGCTTAGGGTAGGATTTGACTCATCTGACCGGATCAGAGGTGTGGGTGTGAGCATGGCCTGATTATACCAGACGTCGTCCGAAAAACAGCGGCTTCCGACATGTCGTCAATCGACTTCATTGATTAAGCGACTGGTATTGGTTGGCATGGCTTTTAATGTCATTATTTCTAAATTGTGGAAAAATGGTCTCGAGGTCTAGATTTTAGAGTCGCTCGACTTTCAGAATCCAGACCATTCGAATTGCTGGACTAAGAATATGCGCAATCTAATTGGCCAGGTGGACCCCCATCACCATATCGCAGAACCAATGAATCTACGGGTATAGACCCACTCGGAGCATTTAAGCCGGGTTCTCTGCTCAATAAAAGCAACCGAGACTTTGGAAATGTTCAGCTAACTCTTGTATGTTTAGTATAAATACCCTGTCTAATTGGATTTGCCTATACTGACAGCTTTCTCGTTCTCGGGTTTCAGGAAACCACCTGGAAATCCTGCATACAGGGTAATGTTATCGGGAACATTCTAAACAAGCCTAGTACATCATCAACGTAGTTGGTTTGTTTGGCAAATTGCAGGTCGTTAGCTGTAGTTTATCAAATCGTCTTGGTTTAGAGGCGCTTGACAAGACGATCTACTGGCACCCATTTCTGTTGTCTCGAGAATTTACAGAATCCTGCGTTTAGACACAAAGCGAGTCGAAAGGGCCTTTATTAGTCAAAACCAGAATTCTGAAGAGGAGTAAGCTAAGCTTAGTTATATGATTTCTTAACATGTGTAACTATTATAAACATTATTTCAAGTCCAACTTCCCCTCCGGAAGTTATCTGCAGAAATATTCCACGTTAAGCAATTATTTAGGACAAGCAGAATGTAAGTtgtatattaatattttagACTTCTAACGTTTAGCATATCCTTCCATAGCTACACGTCTCATTCTAGGAGGCCTGCATGTTCATTGATCCAGGTTAATATTATGTAATAACTCATCTATGATTAGAGTATATTAATGTTGTAACAAAGGCCGGTCGCTTTTTACTGCTTGGTCGCGGCTGGGATGGCTTTTCACTACAGCTAGTTATGGCAACGCAGATGAAGTGGGAGACCCTACTCAACAACACTGAGCACCGTACCTGCAATTCCCAGCACCTCTTTTACCGCTGTTCTCAAGCACATTCACACCAaagtggaggaggagaaggaggaggactTCCTCTAGGTAGCTTTCTCGACGAAGGAAAATAATCTCCAGGGCGAGTAGGGAGACTACAGCATGGATAGAAGTAACTCGCTTCCCAGTCTTGTCCCCCCATCGTTAATAACGATCAGTCATAACACAGTTCCTCCTGCTATGCCCTTATTCCTGATAGTCTTGAAATAACTTCCTTTCTAGTGCTGTATCCTCGTGCCTTATGGCTCTATTATTACTCTTAGATGTGTCTCGACGTGTTAGATGAGGATATCGACGACGGCTCTCGGCCAGGAAGACAGTGGTTAAATTCGCCCGTGTCGTAACACGCGTCGTGCCGAGCATTCCTGTACATATGTGCCTGTCGCGGCTGGGCACACGAGAAACCGAGAAACAGGCGACATCGCAGAAGAACCTGCAAGCAGAGTCTGAATCTGGATCGCTACCCAGAGCTCGAATGTCTCCTCTGTTCCGTGAGGGGCTCTCTCGGAACTGTTATGGTCGAACATCCCCATATACATATATGACGGTACAAGTTAAGCACAGCGACGCAAACACGGAAGGCTCTGGTAGTGAAGATGATATTGACGTTCAATAATGAATTCATGTCGAGGAGTATTGTACTTCGCTGCCAGATGCCCCGGGGTATGATTCTGATTATGAACACGATTCCGAAGAACTGCATTGTCGCAAGCGTCGCAGGGTGCCCCGATCCCCTCATGCCTCAGTTCGCAGTACCCTTGCCAGTGCTCGGAGCTCTCATCAGCGACGATCGACAAGACGTACTGCACAGTTACCCAGAGGGCGCCGAATATCAGTACGCGGCAGTGAGAGTCCAGCACCATCACAAACAAGTTCGGTCTCCTCTGACGCAGGTATTTTTGCTCGATTTGAGGAATGGCCTCTTAGAAATGTTTCTTTAAGGCGCATTActgaagaagacaagacaacGTTCCATTTTGCAATTTGGTTGAACTCCTAACCCAAGTCAGCCGCATGCTGACGGGTCCATATCGCATTCTAAGGAGGGCAGAGAGCCCCCTAAGGCCTCGCTTTCGGCGACAAATCATCCGGTGGGAAATGGACGCTGGAAGAGGATAACAAAGTACGCACAATGAGGCAAGATGGCTTAAGGCGTCAGCAGCATGATTCCACCTTGGTTGGTCAGTTACGATAGGATGCCACCCCGCTACATGTATGGTGGTCTAGACCTTCGGTCGGCCGCGGGACTGCGGTCTAGAATCTCGCCATCGTATCACAGCGCTCCGGATATAACGGAGCAATGTCTCAGTATGGGGATACAATAAGTTTTGCATCCTCTTTTACTGCTAGTCTCATTAAACCCGCTACTACGTACATATTAACTTTTGCAGTGCTAATGAGGTATTCAAAATTATTGCATCCCGCTGTAACTGACGCGAAATTCCCAGTTGTCCCTCGCTACTGCTGTCGAGGCTTATTAATGGTAACTATTATCTAACATTTCTGTTGGATTCAGGCTCTCGTAAATTGTTCCCCCCCAGCTTTATCAAGTGAGTGGATAGCCCCACTCCGTTGACCCTGGTTCCTTGGATCACTGACGTTCCACCTAAACTCTATAGTCCCACCAATCAATGCGTCCATACTACCCAGTCTCTGTCGAGACGATCGGCATCTCCCCTTCTCCTCACATCTTTGCAAAGCCACGCGCACACTCCACCCGGAGCATTACGGCCGCCGTTGTTTCATTTCAACAACTAGCGAGATGTATGTATTTTTAGCTCATAGAGCCCTCTGGGCAATGGcctaccgggcgtaatagacgtgtgtgtgtgtgtgtgtgtttCATTTCTTGCCGCCATACGATTATTCGCGTCGAACGCCCAGATATATGAACGTTTCAGCTGTTTATCATGGAAGTTTCGGTAACTTCTGGGCCTAACTATTGACTTTGTATGCTACAAAAAAGTATTTCTGGCGACACTATTATATCAGCCCTTAAGCACGCACCGCAGCTAAATAGATCTCTTGCTAGATCATTTTGCTGTGACTCGAGCTCTCCGTTTCCATTGCTGGCACTTTAGGCTTGGACGATACACCAAACGTCCATTATCTTTTCAGTAACCGGACCTTCACCGAGAAAAGCAGATTCATCCCATGATCTCCTGACCAGATATTTCCGAATATTTTATCAGCCTAACGAACCAAGACGACTCGATGTCGACAAACCCTCTTTCAGAACAAATCCACATAATCTAAAAAATTATTTGCAACTCTTTATTGCTGGTTTGTAGCTTTACTTCGTCTGAATACGTTTCTCAAAACCTGCtgatcctcttcttcaaagccAGCATAATATACTGTAGCAGTCCCCCTTCTACACGTATACAATTCACGGTCTTGGCCAACTGATTAGTGACTAGTCACTGCCTATATCACTTTTTGCGACTCGTTTGCGACAGATTGATTCTTGCGCTTAGGCAGTTTCATATGTAactccttttttttattgCTAGTGCACAGAACACTTGATTATTGCTAGACGCCTTCTGACCGTATTACCAGTCTTCAATCTTCGAACCTtaaatatttactataatgTAGCCTGACAATAGGCATGCTTGGGATCTTTGCGACATCGATAGTCAAGCAGTCATATTAGGGTCTTGCTATATATTCTATATGTTTACTAGACAAATATGCCTTTGAATTAAAGCGGTCCACATAGAACCCCACCGTCaccactaccaccaccaccagccatAATTCTCTCCACCGTACCTCTCCCATCAGCAATTTTGAGAGAGGGTCGAAGGACCCACTGAAGTGGCTTAACAACTTAACCCATAATGCGATCGCCAATCGCAATATTATGGATAGTAAGAATTGACTCTCGTGGGCTGAGGGTAGTTTAGAAGACGCTGATGCAGAATGTAGTAAATGTACCCTCTGGAAAAGCGCCTCATTCATCGAATATGGAGAAGTCATACTCAAATAGTCAATACCAGCCTGGCCCTCTTATGCTCACCACAGCGCATAGCAATAGCGTTGATGACTACCGCAGCATCATTGACGACCTAACACTCGAGATTCGACACCTgaagaaggagctcaagcaCCACAAGAAATTGGGCCCTGTCACGCTTCATGAAGACAAGCTGTTTGAAATCAAGATTCAGGGGCTGCCCctccaaaaaaaaaaaaaaaaaaaagagagaactAGAAGCCATACTAAGAGATTTTGCCACCGACCTCAAGGAGTTTCCAGACGATTCATCATCGCAAAAAAAGAAGACGGCATCCTCCCACAACCACGGTCAGATATACTCGAAATGTGGAATTGGCTACAAACATGCTCCTTCCTCTCCAGGTACCAACCTCCGGCCAACCGATTCTGCTTATGCCTCTTTGTCGGCCAGTGCCGGGCCTTCGAGTATGCCTCTTAGCCTTCCCATCATGAGTTCAACTAAATCATCAAACAGCCAAGTAGAAGACTATCTACGAGATGTTCCCGACGGCCTATACCCGCAACACATGATCATGACAGACAAGGAGCGAAAAAGTCTTGTTGTTCGCCGTCTCGAACAGCTCTTTACAGGCGGGACTAACGGTGCCGACATTTCGAAGGTGCCGCTTGTGCGGCCGGGTAGTAGCTTCGTTGTAACACATGATGTAGCGGATGCACAGATGGCAGACCTGTCAACAACCTACGAACTACCCACTCATGAAACTAAGCCTATCCAGGAAGCAAGAATTCTCCCCTTCAAACAACAATCGCGCCCTGGGGGAAACAAGTGCCATCCTGGGGGTCGTAGTTCGATTACTGATCTCAATCCGGATGACCTAGAGGCTGGGGGCAATAATAGTGGCTCGGCCTTGAGTACGAAGTTGTCTCCTCTAGTCCTGCCTTTGCCAGAACAGCGACCCATACGACCACGTGATTTGGACCCCGATCGTACTCATATTTCGTCTGAGAATATGAACTACATCCGGTATTTGAGTCGACTGCCGCCCGAGTCCTTACCTGAACAGCAGAGTATCCAAGACGTCTACCTAAACACTGAGGGCTGGGTATATTTGAGCCTGCTGTACAACTTGGCCCAGCTCCATTTGATAAACGTAACATCAGATTTCGTACGCTCTTCCGTCTCTGAGGGCAGCACCAAGTTGCAGTTGTCTCCTGACGGGCACAAAATTCGATGGCGAGGCGAATCCAAAGATACCAAGCTCAGTAGCTGCAGTTGTAGCTGCGACTCGCAAGCTGGTCCTTCTActgatgatattgatggTTCGGAAAAGAAACGCAAACGCCAGAAGACTACCCGTTTTACTACCAATAAATCCCAATCTAGCGGCTCAAGTAAGGATATGCCTCAATTTGATCCACAGCTTTGCGCTCGAGTTGAAAGTTTCCGTTACAAGCCACTATTTGCTCAGCAGAATTTGTCAGCTAGGCACACTTCACTGGGTTTAACGGTTTGGTCTTTCACGGCGGTGGACGACGATAATCCTGGCGACGGGGGTTTGGGTTTAGATCACTCCAGAGGGTCGGCTAGTAGATCGCATCATCACGAGGGTGCTATCTCATACTATAGTGGCGCGCCTTTTTGTATTGATTTGTCAGGCGATCCAGCCACCATGTCATCAACCAGTCGCACTCTCTCGAGCGGCCAAAGCCAAAAGAATTCTCGGCAAGTACCAGACTTCCCTCGGTGTCCTCGACGAACAGCATCTGGGTCGTTCATCAGCTACAGGCCGTTGACGGATCGATGCCAAGACCTGCGTCAGCAGACTTCAGCCATGGGCGAGGATAATGATGAAGCTCAGGGTCTGATAAACAATGACAATGAACAAACCAGCGATATCGAGCTGGATTTGGTTTGGAACGACCATCAGCAATACATGGGACAACAGCCATTGGTTCCCTGCGGACTTAGTGGTGTTCTACCCGCTGATCACTTTACGGTTGTTGTCAATACTAAGCGGCCTAAAAAAGACCTCCTTCCATGCACTTCCGAGCCTCAGACTGAAAGGCCGAATGAAAACATAGAAAGGATTCATCAACGGGCGGCGATGTTAACTTGTCCTGTCCCCGGTGGTTCAGAAGCAAAAACAATCGAAGAGTCACCGCATATCGAGATTGAGTATCTGTCATGGCGCATCAAGAGACTGGTACCAGTTCCACTGCCATCCCCTGTCAGTTTCTTTCCGCCGTTTAGTACCGATAATTCCACCTCtggggaagatgacgatCCATCTATAGCTGCGAATAATATAGGGTCATCAGAGGGGGATATGAGCTGATGGGCGAACTTGTATTATTCCAGTAGCAACCCCCATGACGTCGATGCTAGCAGCGGCATCAATGCAGATGACGCTCTAGGCGAGTGGTCCTACAGAGAGGACCTGTCCATCAATCAAGAAACGGAGGCGAATATATCATAGTTGCCAAGAAAGATCCTAAACAAAGGATGATTTCCCGGAAAGGAATTACGGTATGAATGTTCTAAAGATAAGCTTACCCTTAGGATTAACTGATACTATGTGCGTCTATTGATCTAATTACCGCTTCTCTTTTAACTTGAACGTAAGGCTTATGTAGTATATGGACATGGTGAAAGACATCATTTCGGGCTGCGGCTGATTTTCGTACTATTTAAACTCTGCCAGGTCTTAGGGTTCTAGTCCCACATAAGCCAACAGGTACTACAGACACAGAAGAGATCTTATCATTTGTTCAGGGTATATCGATATCCAGGCAAAGATGGTATCTAGATGAAATTGAGAAATACACAGTACACTGCCATAATGTAGATTACTATACACTTAGAACATTATCAGCGGTGATCTCATTTCAATTAAGCTATCCAGGAGTTGCCAACTTGTCGTGTTGTTGACGAAGCTTAGGCCTGTTTCTGATGTTTGTATCACATAGTAACGTAACATAAGACAAATAGAAAGAGGATACGAGGACTACGGTCGGGCGAACACTAGTATTCCTGACGCGAAGGCTTTGTTAAATGTCAGCTGTCTAGCCTGGATTCCTTCTCCTACACAAAACACCATTATGACTTAGAGA is part of the Fusarium oxysporum Fo47 chromosome VII, complete sequence genome and harbors:
- a CDS encoding frequency clock protein, with amino-acid sequence MEKSYSNSQYQPGPLMLTTAHSNSVDDYRSIIDDLTLEIRHLKKELKHHKKLGPVTLHEDKLFEIKIQGLPLQKKRELEAILRDFATDLKEFPDDSSSQKKKTASSHNHGQIYSKCGIGYKHAPSSPGTNLRPTDSAYASLSASAGPSSMPLSLPIMSSTKSSNSQVEDYLRDVPDGLYPQHMIMTDKERKSLVVRRLEQLFTGGTNGADISKVPLVRPGSSFVVTHDVADAQMADLSTTYELPTHETKPIQEARILPFKQQSRPGGNKCHPGGRSSITDLNPDDLEAGGNNSGSALSTKLSPLVLPLPEQRPIRPRDLDPDRTHISSENMNYIRYLSRLPPESLPEQQSIQDVYLNTEGWVYLSLLYNLAQLHLINVTSDFVRSSVSEGSTKLQLSPDGHKIRWRGESKDTKLSSCSCSCDSQAGPSTDDIDGSEKKRKRQKTTRFTTNKSQSSGSSKDMPQFDPQLCARVESFRYKPLFAQQNLSARHTSLGLTVWSFTAVDDDNPGDGGLGLDHSRGSASRSHHHEGAISYYSGAPFCIDLSGDPATMSSTSRTLSSGQSQKNSRQVPDFPRCPRRTASGSFISYRPLTDRCQDLRQQTSAMGEDNDEAQGLINNDNEQTSDIELDLVWNDHQQYMGQQPLVPCGLSGVLPADHFTVVVNTKRPKKDLLPCTSEPQTERPNENIERIHQRAAMLTCPVPGGSEAKTIEESPHIEIEYLSWRIKRLVPVPLPSPVSFFPPFSTDNSTSGEDDDPSIAANNIGSSEGDMS